In Quercus robur chromosome 11, dhQueRobu3.1, whole genome shotgun sequence, the sequence tgttcccttcatccaacggcttggcgtgaatcgaacggccatcgtttctttctcttatttttaggcagggatgatcttttctctctcctccctgctatataagacgtcagcggggctcagtttcttttttcatctgcatttcacAAACCCCAAaagactccagagaactccaccgaatcccagagatatacgaacacttgcgtccgttacgccgccgtagccGTTCTTGTGAAGCgcttcgtccaagagagattcccaggcgtccccttgagcgttttgtgaaggtaccagttCATTTCGCCTTTCTCtccgtttcaattccctcctcggactctacttttcttttcagtctttactttcatttcctcagttcagttcagatgggtagattcgaaaaattagtaaaaactcctgccgctatggaagcctttagggctaaataccacattcccccgagggttgggctgcggcattgtcctcttgaaggaatattgaccgatagagttgagggagaagtcgttatccccatgattgctttcatagagggagggatgacacttcccatgcgcaggatcacaagggaatacctgttcaaccataggttgacgccgtatcagtgtgccccaaatatgttcaagatactaggctgtgtagatgtcttaaacgagcggatgaatctaggcctcacttggcacgatgtggcttattTGTACGAATGccaccgcctcggggatgatgggtattatcttaaatcccggaacgaggacgttaggttgatctcttgtcttccagtttccaataagaccgtgaagaatgacttcctcattgcttctggggagtggttcgacggtattccctgtccaactcgggcaggaaacccaggtgcggcgcttttaggattgatcctttttggggaaaggatttagtgttgaggggcTATTTTTTctggctttctttgtaattggaaaatttcatgatctgacctcacttttcttggtttgctTGCAGACAAAagtcacgttgctcctcggataaGACTTGTGAACGTGCCAACGCTGAActatcttctcaggtcggagatttacgttaccggggacggacagttgcgtgcggcccatctggttttgggctatcaacctctgagcagcgctttccaggcagtcggtcacgctataaAGGCTGGCAGCCCGAGGCTAGCCAGAATTGACGTGTCCCGGGACGGATTCCTAGCTGACCACGATTtgccaccagttgtgttgccaggtgtcagaaatccctaTTTAGCGGAGCAGTTACCTCCGGTAAACGAGCCTGGtgctgctgttttggttgaagaagaggctgaatcatctcgtctttcccttgaagTGCGCACTGCCCCTCGTCCATGGGACCCAaagttggagctggatgggCTCGCCATTCCTTACactgcttcggtccgagagtataatcgtggccgggcagggtacgtggcggaggccttagagcagcccctacttcttcctcgggacatggaggcctacaggcggtgcactcagtccgagctcttcctatcccttaaaagggatctcgcgctggtaagtaatccttttactgctttgtccatttacttgctcctgttagattatatatttttcttttaaggacgCTCTTGTTTTGTCTgtagattactcagcaggtctttgtggctgaggagttttgccGTAATAGCCGCAATCtggctgaggctgagacccaggctcggacagaggtggagaaagccttggggtccctcaagcatgATCACACTAAACTCACGGCTGAGTTCAAGGATTCGGAGAACCGACgtaaaagtgcagaggctggcttGAAGAGTGCCGAGGATCAGGCGAAGGACCAGCGCAAACAACTGTACACGGCTCAGCTTAACCTTAACACCAAGAGGCAGGCAGTGCAGGATCTCAGGACTGCCCTGCAAAAGgtagaggatgagctgaggctggtaaaggaggaggcccagctgatccgagaggccacagaggctgagaagaatgctgctcgccagctcggggccgaagagacggaggccaggctgtcTGAGGAGATCCCTGAGGTGTGCAGAGAGTACTGCGACATTTCATGGGCTTATGCTCTcgacgctgcaggagttcctgcggattcggcccTAAGgctgcccgagagcatcttctatcctccggAGATCCGAACTAGTCCTGATGAAGCCCAAGTCGCTTCGGAGCaagacctggcggtgcctgatgccgtccttgtgTCTGATGTGGCTAAGGATCCTGCCACAGACTCTACcattgaggttcctcctcctcagcccgagcagaaagaagattctcccgctaaggcttagccccctctttttttttttttttttttttttttttttttttatgagagttgtcttgtttttttcattcttttgtaaggacctctccttttaatgtactcggaatattaatataaaatgttcgttttgcttactaagaatgtatgtcaatagcgttctttttttaaacatttgcaacgaGGTAGATACAGGCAAacggtcaaaatgaaaatgggtttttgggttgcTCATTCGAGGGTCGCGATGGTGCTAGACGGTGCGCatgtattaaaagtgatttcctttaagtaataatctcccaatctatcacaagtaataatctccccaaaagt encodes:
- the LOC126705864 gene encoding uncharacterized protein LOC126705864, whose translation is MEAYRRCTQSELFLSLKRDLALITQQVFVAEEFCRNSRNLAEAETQARTEVEKALGSLKHDHTKLTAEFKDSENRRKSAEAGLKSAEDQAKDQRKQLYTAQLNLNTKRQAVQDLRTALQKVEDELRLVKEEAQLIREATEAEKNAARQLGAEETEARLSEEIPEVCREYCDISWAYALDAAGVPADSALRLPESIFYPPEIRTSPDEAQVASEQDLAVPDAVLVSDVAKDPATDSTIEVPPPQPEQKEDSPAKA